The sequence below is a genomic window from Lycium ferocissimum isolate CSIRO_LF1 unplaced genomic scaffold, AGI_CSIRO_Lferr_CH_V1 ctg14790, whole genome shotgun sequence.
gaaaaacgaggtcataaccgaagtaaggagtacgagggactcgaaagtgagcataataacccagaataccaaagtgctcgTATCgaaatacaaatcgtacataagATCATATCGTAAGacataatataataatcgaatgccaaaatgctctTTACTCACCGAAATACAAAttatgcatatcaatgtcatgtatcatatccggcccataatgggactgagtgacataaataaatgatcatcatacacatatgcatatataacgtgtcccggctcCAGgtggagggactcggtaaataagatcatcatatcatcatcgtatacataccgtacccggccctctagtgagggtctcggtgaacagaatcatcatatcatcatgttatcatatcatcatatatcatatcatatatcacatgcggtccataatgggacccgtcggacagaacgtggtcgccactctatctttggcgccacaacacatcatacttcagaatattgtatacctccgaacaaatcatactccgtatcacatcatacttcgtatcacatcatacttcgtaacacatcatacttcggaatcacatcatacttcggaatatagcatagtgcgcacgataacatacaggcccgggactcggcgaaagaggtaataacagaatgcacgagcgagaatcgtgagaaactatatgcaatttaaaacattcacaaagactcaatagaataatcaaaacgaactatcatttacaaaccagacaatagccaaatcaagttccttccgaatgtcactcgggtacatgtcaaatagaactttagaaatcatagatacgtatcaaaatcatatgcataaaaatcctcatttcagactcaccaggtaagtaagtaatcatactcgggggtcgggatgatagccatattatgctctttcaaaaagtcgttaggactatacaaagaaagtctcggggcccacggatatgcatcataccaatccgggcccgcccacgAAAGTTAAAGTCATCATACGTTGTAGAATCACTTACgggcatatcaaagcaatccgattctgtctatgaaagttacggacatttttagacataggatcctttaagaacaaaaccgtttatacaacattcgaatccaaccatatcaaagacataaggaccatatttctactatattaagaatacaaatatcaagagaTGAATAGGAGTCGTaaccatgctcggattttacgaatagaattacccccaaagctcataacatatcataacttacttgcgtctaggcataccaaaagaaaagaaggataagctttacatacctcgtcctcttcctaagctaatccaaacttaagtctcggcttctcaagatctacaataacgtcgttaaacaccaaacattagctttaagtacTTAAGGATCCAATctaagccatcactttatttatagaaatttgggcaaagatttccccataagttcaacaaccccgagaattcaactcggccaatattatcaacaacaataccaacaaccattccaacaacattaataatgaattcaaaacgcattctaacattagtaactcttttctatataattcgacgatatttcattttcattcaaatcaaccgcatatgatcaaaccaacatcaatattcacacattcaagtactaatccaaaccatttaaacgagattcaagaacacttcggacaatccacaaaatattcaaaacaactcaaccattatactaccttCTTCGAAActtcccaattccaataggaacaacaacaatacatttctttctttcaaattcatcaactacaccaacaattcgcactttaacaacatcatcttcataaatacaagaaactatactagAGTCACATTAGTTCTAAAAtagcccaacaacaaccacacgaTTTGAAtcatttaactttcattttacaacataaaatccacaacacaacatctaaacataccaaatgaaattagttcttcacttttacactacaccacacatacacggccacaacacaacaccatatttccatgaacttcattcatttctacatttcacaacatgtacaagtCATCCActaaaaacacataaagaagattaaacctacttttcccttcaacttctctattCGGCTAGACTtgttcatgacaacaacgaacggttttcttgctccaacaactactccacgttaacgaggaccttccaattggcggagaaactagaagaaaaataatttttcttgatcaacttccatggtgccatgttcggccaccatggccgaatattgccctcatttttttttctccaagcttaaTGAATTTTCGAAGGGGTGGAAGGATGAATATCAATGATCTTATTAGTCATCaatgtgtacatatataattcacacaAGTGGACCCATGGCCCACTCCCTCCCCGACCCATATAGGCCcttcatgaaattttattttcacttctagccccccTACAAATGTAAAGTGAGCACATGCACCCTCTCATGGCTTCAagcaattggccaaccatgggtgggacccacaccaacccacggccacatggccatttggccattccatgaaataaattttttccaactttagcccctagttttccttattccaaatttaaccttaatactccataccaataaaagatgaatatgcaacttatacCTAAAACAaggtcggaaaatagccttgtccataacttgtcgcaaccaacttaaaacattccaacgtacaaaatatgggatataacagtcTTCACCGACGCAGGCGACGTATTTTTTCCCCGAACGGTATCCTCGACGCCCTCTTCGACAATGGTTTTTCCTTTTGAAGACCTTTTTGTCGGGAGTCCTGAAAATCGAAGAATCGGGGTTAGAATACGACATGGAAGGACAAAAAATCCCACAAACATATTGAGAATTACCATGGTTTTTGCCCTTCCACCCTTCGGGTGCCATTCTCCTCCAAGAACGTCCTGAGTTACGAGAAGCACCCAAAAGCGCAATAACCCATTCAAAGATAGTGATGACAAGCTCAGGTTTGATCGGATTCGGAGTAGGGTTTCACATCTCCGTGGAAATGCAGTAGCATAAAGAGCGCGAAGCAGGGCCGTGCGAATCATTACGAATCGATGTAGCCATCCTCGGTCATAATTATCTTCCGGGTCTATGAGGCCTCGAGTCCCTCGAGGAAGCAGATGAACTATCCCCCCTCGGATTACCCgaggtacgtatatatatagcAAATGATCGAGGGCGAAGCGGAACCCCGTTGTGTTAGCTTGTTCGGCCAGCACACACAAGCCTCCAAATTTGTGGGGCGATTTGGTCAATGCAAACACGATATCACACAAAAATCCTCGATCATGAGGAACGGGGAAGAGAAAACCCGATGGCGAAAGGATAGGTATAGATCATCGAATAGCCAACCACATGATGATTGATCCTCATCCCTCTTTCAACAGGGCGGACATCGACATCCGCACCAAGGTTGCAATCCTCCCTAATCACGGGGATGGTAAGCTCGTCGATGAAGGATTCGAATTTTTGTCCACAGAGTCAAGTGAAAAGATGTTTTGCAGTCATTATCGTATCTAAAACCGGTTGGAAGAATACCCGCAACAAGGAATTCTATTTCCTGCACAGACCCGATGGCCCCCGTAGCGCATGTGCGAGAATGCGCGAAGACGCGAAATGATCCTCGCCTTGGGTTAACAGCGGTAGAGAAGCCATGGCTAAGATTAACGCGTAATGCCGAGCGGAGGAAGATAATGCTTTAAGGAAAGGGACTCAGAACTAAGAAGATACGGAACTTAGCAGAAGCAAAAGATTTTCAAGGAAAAATAAGGTTTAGGGTTGAGAGTCAAAAGTGCATGGCAAGAAGGAGACTTATGGGCTTTATATAGAGGAGAGTGTAAAAATTTTTGAGGGATTCGAGAATTCTGACGAGGGGAGGATTCCTAAGAATGATTAAAGGGCCGAAATAATGTCAGTTTTATTCCCAAGAAAGATTAGGGCGGCCGAAATAATGATTTAAGCCGACATCAAGTAATGCAAGGATTTGACGGGAACGTCTTTTCGCGGCGTATAGGCACGGCTCACTTTGCCTATCCGATCCATTTCCGTGTCAATACTTCCCCTCTTAAaatggggggactatctgtatatgGGTAAAATTGAGGACAAGGCTATCCTCAGTTTCCGACATAGGAATTGATCTCGGTCATTGAGTTCGGTTGGAATCGGACACCGAGGTACGATGAAAAGACAGTTGATCACCACATTGGGAAAACCGAAATATCCACCACCAGCCTGATATTTCGGCACCGATCTCACCCATCAGTTACCAAAAGATTATGTGCCTTATTTAGACTTGTACTAGGGTTAgtactcctctactatataaagaggaggcctCTTTAGTTTGGGCGGTTCATTTTGATATACGCGCAAATCCAAAAGGCAATACAATTAGCAAAGTGTTCATTCAtctttataaatatttcatcGTTCATTGTTCACTACATAGCCATCAGAGTCGATCTGGTTCTCAACCCTGTGCCGACCACTACCTATCGCGGGTTAGATCTTTTACATCTGTATTTACTTCATTGTTTATCGCATAATACTCAATTGTATTAAATCAAACCGCATATTCTTTACACCGCGTACATTTAATTGTTAACCATTTTTAGGTTAAACAATTGTAGCATTATGCGGGGAGGTTTTTTCCATTAGATATTTGTTACTATTTATTGTTTCTTATACTtcaattataatattattttgttgtaagTACTGTTAAGAATGCTTTATCAtggtttgtatattattttgtcatGACTTCTACTCTTTCCAGAACCCACCTTGTTAGATTATACGGATATGTTAATGCTGTTGTTGTTGCAGCATAAGAGagtgaaaaagaaaggaaaaaagacgTCGGAAGCAACAGGGGTCTCGTAAAAGTTAAGTGGGGGTGGGGAATGTGAAAGTGACGCGCCGAAGTTGAAAGTGAGTATGGAGGGCGTTGACGTTGAAGCCAGCAAATATGGGAGAGAAACGGAAACCCTATTTCAAGGAAGAGCAATTTTGAACATTTCTATTTCATTCATTGCCCGCCGTTTTGTTATTCTGACAGACAACCCAACTAAAACACTTAAAAGTTTctctctttgtttctttctttccaatacACCAAAATCTCCTTATCTAAAAGCTGGTCTCCTTTTTCTGCTTCTCTCTTACTCTATcatcttacttttctttcatcaATTGTGGGGGTTGATAGTGTTTTACGTCTATTTGGAGGTAAcagttctttttcttcttccttttttaatttcacTTTATTGTGGTTTAAAGTTCTGCAAggtgtaaatattttggtatcaGAATTATTTCAACTGACTACCAGCTGATATTGTCTTACCtgttcttgccaaaataatatTCTCATTAGATATGAAATCTCTGAATAAAAAAGACAGTATTATTCTTGATTAagttttctatgttggtttttTGAACTGTAGCTTTAGCTTTCTGGttttagtttgattgttgtgttatttggttgaattgattattgttgGGTATTATTTGTTGCTTTGAGGAGTAAATCAAAGTTGTGAAGCTTTGATTTTGGAGTCTTGACTTGTAGAGATAGCTTAGGGGAGTATAGAGAAACCATATGGGGAAGCCCACTGGGAAGAAGCCCACTAAATCAAAATCCAGTGATTCAAATGTGAAACATGGTAAAGCTGCCTCTAAAGTGATTGATGAAGACACAGCCGTATTCATCAGTATGTCCCAAGAATTGAAGGAAGAAGGGAACAAGCTGTTTCAGAAGCGTGATCACGAGGGTGCTATGTTGAAGTATGAGAAGGCTCTGAAGTTGCTTCCGGGGAACCATATTGATGTTGCCTATTTGCATACTAACATGGCTTCTTGCTATATGCAAATCGGCCTTGGCGAGTACCCAAGAGCTATTACTGAATGCAACTTGGCACTTGAAGTTGCTCCAAAGTACAGTAAAGCTTTGTTGAAGAGAGCAAAGTGTTATGAGTCATTGAATAGGCTGGAGTTGGCTTTAAGGGATGTTAACCGTGTTTTGAGTATTGAACCCAACAATTTGACTGCACTGGAGATTGCAGGCCAGGTTAAAAAGACAATGGAAGAGAAAGGTCTAAAGATTGAAGAATTAGTATTACCCCCAGAATATGTTGAGCCTCCAATTCCTACCAAGGTTGTAAAGGATAAGtcgaaaaagaagaagagcaacAGATTTGACAGAAAGAAAGTTTTGGAAGTTGACGAAAAGAAGGTTGAGGAGGTTGAAGAAAAGAAGGCTGAGGACAAGGTGGTTGTGGAGGAGAAAAGAAGCGTTAAGGAAGAAAAGATGGTGTCAAGAACAGTCAAATTGATGCTTGAGGAGGATATTAGATGGGCAGAATTACCAGTGGGTTGCAGTATTAGACTTGTGAGAGACATTGTTCTGGACCGATTCCCAAACTTGAAGGGTGCGCTTATAAAGTATAGGGATGAAGAAGGTGACCTGGTTACTATCACTACCACTGATGAGCTTAGGTTGGTTGAATCATCTGCTGGTCCTCAGAGTTCTTTAAGACTCTACGTAGTAGAAGTTACGCCAGATAAAGAACCTCTATATGAGGGAATGAGTGGTGAAGATGATATAAATTCCAGCAGCTACAAATCAACTATAGTCACAGAGGATGGGCATCTGGAGAAAGAAAGGGAACTGAATAAAGGGACAACCTGTGTTGAAGACTGGATCGTCCAATTTGCACGGCTGTTCAAAAATCATGTTGGCTTTGATTGCGATCCATATCTGGATCTTCATGAGATAGGTATGAAACTATACTCTGAAACTATGGAGGACACTGTTACAAGTGAAGAAGCACAAGAGCTTTTTGGAATTGCTGCAGCTAAGTTCCAAGAGATGGCAGCTTTGTCTTTGTTTAATTGGGGAAATGTTCATATGTCCAGAGCAAGGAAGCGGGTATACTTTACTGAAGACAGTTCTCGGGAGTCTGTATTGGAACAGGTTAAATCTGCATATGAATGGGCAGTTAAAGAATATGAAATGGCGGGACGTAGGTACGAAGAAGCTCTTAGGCTGAAGCCAGATTTCTATGAAGGCCTTCTTGCACTTGGTCAGCTGCAGTTTGAACATGCAAAACTCTGCTGGTACTATTTGATTGGAAGTAAAGTTGAGTTAGAGACAGGGACGTGTGCAGAGATCTTGGAGCTGTATAACAAGGCTGAGGATAGCATGGAAAGAGGAACGGAAATGTGGGAGGAGATGGAAGAACAGCGTCTTAatggactctccaaaaatgaaGAATATAAAGCTCTGTTGCAGAAAATGAGATTGGATGGTCTACTAAAAGATAAACCAGCTGAAGAAGCTGAAGAGCAGGCTGCAAACATGAGGTCTCAGATTTACCTCTTATGGGGTACCATTCTCTATGAACGTTCTGTGGTGGAATTTAAGCTGGGATTACCAACTTGGGAAGAATGTTTGGAGATTGCAATGGAAAAGTTTGAGCTAGCTGGAGcatctcaaattgatatcgcCGTTATGATAAAGAACCACTGTTCCAATGAAACTGctcttgaaggtaaaatatGCGcagtttgtttttatttatttttctagttTACATATTTTTTAATGTTGAATTAAGTGATATATTTCCTTACCATCTTGGACGTGTTCCGTTCCAGGTTTCAAGGTTGATGAGATAGTACAGGCATGGAAAGAGATGTATGATACTAATAAGTGGCAGACTGGGGTGCCAGCTTTCAGGCTAGAACCTTTATTCCGTCGTCATATTCCAAATCTCCACACTGTATTGGAAAATCTTTGAGTTACAATATCTGTGGTTGATCATTACATCGGAGCAAAGGATATTTGGCTCTCAATTTTGTGTGGCTGTATGTTGCCAAGTTAGTAGGTCAGTCAGCTTTTCCATTTTCTTGGTGTTTTACATGAAGTTCTTCATCCTTCGCATGCTACTATTGCTAAATTTTGCGAGAGGAAGTTGAAGCACATTGCAGTTGTggtatgatatgttttgctgTCTATTCTTTCCTCCCTTAAATTGATTATGCATAAACCATAAATACAACTCAAATTGTAGGGAAGAATAAAGAGAACTGAATACTCCCGAGATACATATTACTCGAAGTAGGATGTCATTTTATGCAAAGTTTCTCCGTTTTAACTAAAGTATTAATCACCTAAAACAGAACTAGTTATAATGATAGGTTTCAGAAAGTCTTCTATTTACGTCTATTGAGTGACTGTTCTGGCCGGCCTGAGGCTTTGCGACACAGTCATTACCAGTCAAAATGTCATTCTAGCTTTCATTTTGAACAGGTGATGATATAAAATCAGACTCTGTTTTTGCGTTTATCTTTTCTCCTTTTCCAATAGAATACACAGAATCTATTGATGGGAAGAGGATGGAAAAATTGAGTTCCTGAGGCTGCATGAGAAGAAAAAACAGAAAGTTGTAATTGAAAATCAAAGTCTTCTCCAAAAGTACAGCTGAGCTGTAGGTGCTCCTTGGAGATTCAATTAGAAGACACTGATTTTGTAGCTTTAGGATTGTCCCATCCAAGAATTTCCAGTAATGCCATACTGAGAGTTCACTTCCCTTTTTAGCAGATTCCCTTGACCAAACTGGGTTTCTAGCAATGTGACAACAGCCTCTCCTAGAACCCAAAAGGATATTCCTCAGGATCCTGGCTAGTTGGAAGTGCAAAAAAAGCTTATTCTTGTCTTTATTATTAATACTTGTCCCCATTCACAACTATTAGATTGGGAAAATTATCCACATTTCAGGGTACAGCTTTATTATGCATCCCATGTTGAATGGTTTGGGAGTTCTTCAGCTTTTGTCTTCATTAGCTGACCACTTGAAAACCGTATTAGTTAGATTGAAACTTAACAACTTGTCTAAGCTAGCAGTTGGACTTGCTTAGTTCAACAAACTGGTATATGAGGAGGGTGAACCTGAGTGGACTACATCAGTCTCAGATTGATTGGTTATCATAGCTTTTCCGGATGAAGGTGTCAAAGATTTGACAAGTGATTGCTTTCTCAAAAAGATTTGACAAGTGATTCAAATGGTTAGAATGAGTTCACCAAGCCTCTGGATATATGATGTTTGACTGGTCCAGTCATTCACTTGAATGCACAACGGCAGTCCATGCTCATTCTGTTTACCTTCTTATAGTGTGTGGATATTCAAATTTGCCCATTCTATTACATCTTCTGTTTCTTTTTAGGTGACTGATAAGCAATGAGAAAAAGAGACGTGGTATGTGTATACACAGACATATGCATTTGTTCCCTAAAGTGAACATGTAGTAGAAGACTACAAATGTGTTCAGCGGACTcaattttgttttctcttggtttGAGTTTGAGTTTGAGTTTTCCAGAATCTGGCTGATAGACAACTTGAGGATTTTGTCACTTTACAGACAACTAGCTATATGCCCTTTGTCCCATGTTGTAAATTGTGCCATTGAACTTCATCTAGTTAAGGTTTTTGCACTAGCTCTTCTTGGGCAGTGTCCATTTGAAAGCAAGACCAGGGCCATGTTTCCATCAGACTGTTTAGACGTAGAACTGGAATAATAGCTCTTATACGTTTTTTCCTGGTCAGTGCTTTTCTAGGTTTTGTTTATCTCAGTAGACTAACAATAATAATCTACAAAAGATCAGGGCCTATGAAGATCCAAGCATTTTCTCCTGACAACTTCACTACGTGCAGACCAAATGATAAATCTTATTCTCTAATGCTTTTGGTTGTAGACAAAATGATTAACGGTTTCCCTAGTTCTTATAATGCTCATCCACAAGCAGCCTCTCACCATAATTTTCCAGCATATTTGGAGAGTATTAGTAGATACTTGAAAAATGACACGACTACTATGGGTCATTACGTGGCCTTGGGAAATGATATGGAAGACCTATGTACCTCCT
It includes:
- the LOC132042377 gene encoding protein PHOX1-like, whose amino-acid sequence is MGKPTGKKPTKSKSSDSNVKHGKAASKVIDEDTAVFISMSQELKEEGNKLFQKRDHEGAMLKYEKALKLLPGNHIDVAYLHTNMASCYMQIGLGEYPRAITECNLALEVAPKYSKALLKRAKCYESLNRLELALRDVNRVLSIEPNNLTALEIAGQVKKTMEEKGLKIEELVLPPEYVEPPIPTKVVKDKSKKKKSNRFDRKKVLEVDEKKVEEVEEKKAEDKVVVEEKRSVKEEKMVSRTVKLMLEEDIRWAELPVGCSIRLVRDIVLDRFPNLKGALIKYRDEEGDLVTITTTDELRLVESSAGPQSSLRLYVVEVTPDKEPLYEGMSGEDDINSSSYKSTIVTEDGHLEKERELNKGTTCVEDWIVQFARLFKNHVGFDCDPYLDLHEIGMKLYSETMEDTVTSEEAQELFGIAAAKFQEMAALSLFNWGNVHMSRARKRVYFTEDSSRESVLEQVKSAYEWAVKEYEMAGRRYEEALRLKPDFYEGLLALGQLQFEHAKLCWYYLIGSKVELETGTCAEILELYNKAEDSMERGTEMWEEMEEQRLNGLSKNEEYKALLQKMRLDGLLKDKPAEEAEEQAANMRSQIYLLWGTILYERSVVEFKLGLPTWEECLEIAMEKFELAGASQIDIAVMIKNHCSNETALEGFKVDEIVQAWKEMYDTNKWQTGVPAFRLEPLFRRHIPNLHTVLENL